From the genome of Oxobacter pfennigii, one region includes:
- a CDS encoding IS66 family transposase zinc-finger binding domain-containing protein has translation MDTLNQISTLENRISELEKENKILHATVDYLTKKLHGRSSEKTSVLPLEQVSLFDEAEVEADPKAEELDLKAVQGYIRKKYKGQRKELLKDIPHDKRLCTLVEEDLFCEECGTVLVPVGEEFVRTEIEVIPAKVKAIDYYRQTYECRTCRKNGKPYMEKSPMPSPVIQHSMASPSTIAWVMHQK, from the coding sequence ATGGATACATTAAATCAGATATCAACACTTGAAAATCGCATATCAGAACTTGAAAAAGAGAATAAAATACTTCATGCTACTGTTGATTATCTGACTAAAAAACTTCATGGCAGAAGTTCTGAGAAGACATCAGTTCTACCCCTGGAACAGGTGTCTCTTTTTGATGAAGCTGAAGTTGAGGCTGATCCTAAAGCTGAAGAACTCGACCTTAAAGCAGTACAGGGCTATATCCGAAAAAAATACAAGGGACAGCGGAAAGAGCTCTTAAAGGATATTCCTCATGATAAACGGCTCTGTACTCTTGTCGAAGAAGACCTCTTTTGTGAAGAATGCGGAACTGTTCTTGTACCTGTTGGCGAAGAATTCGTTCGTACTGAAATAGAAGTAATTCCTGCTAAGGTAAAGGCAATAGATTACTACCGCCAAACTTATGAATGCCGTACCTGCCGTAAAAACGGCAAACCATATATGGAGAAATCTCCAATGCCGTCTCCCGTTATTCAGCATTCTATGGCATCTCCCTCTACAATAGCATGGGTAATGCATCAAAAAT
- the tnpA gene encoding IS66 family insertion sequence element accessory protein TnpA, producing MNTREATQKYRMNKWIEIVRECRSSGQTVSVYCTEHKINPKTYYYWLRRIREAAYESLPAIGDNNTIVPLSIPANPPADIKNHESQSHIVLHYGNVTLEINNNASAVLIENILRAMQNVR from the coding sequence ATGAATACCAGGGAAGCTACTCAAAAATATCGAATGAATAAATGGATTGAGATTGTCCGGGAATGCAGAAGCAGCGGACAAACTGTTTCTGTATATTGTACTGAACATAAAATCAATCCTAAAACCTACTATTACTGGTTAAGGCGCATCCGTGAAGCTGCATATGAATCGTTACCGGCTATCGGAGATAATAACACCATCGTGCCGTTAAGTATACCGGCTAATCCACCTGCTGATATTAAAAATCATGAATCTCAATCTCATATCGTCTTGCATTATGGCAATGTTACTCTGGAAATCAACAACAATGCTTCAGCAGTATTAATTGAAAATATTCTAAGGGCAATGCAGAATGTTAGGTGA
- the tnpB gene encoding IS66 family insertion sequence element accessory protein TnpB (TnpB, as the term is used for proteins encoded by IS66 family insertion elements, is considered an accessory protein, since TnpC, encoded by a neighboring gene, is a DDE family transposase.) has translation MLGDISKAEKIYIACGHTDIRKSIDGLAAIVQRNFQLNPFQNSLFLFCGRRRDRIKALYWEGDGFVLLYKRLENGSFQWPMNAEAVRSISYQEFRWLLEGLSIDQPKAVRKIKIDICI, from the coding sequence ATGTTAGGTGACATTTCCAAAGCCGAGAAAATATACATTGCATGTGGACATACGGATATTCGTAAGTCAATTGATGGTCTCGCAGCAATAGTCCAACGTAATTTTCAGCTTAACCCTTTTCAAAACAGCCTGTTTCTCTTCTGCGGCAGACGGCGCGACCGCATTAAAGCCCTCTACTGGGAAGGAGATGGTTTTGTTCTGCTGTATAAGCGCCTTGAAAATGGGAGTTTCCAATGGCCGATGAATGCAGAAGCCGTCCGTTCCATTTCGTATCAGGAATTCCGATGGCTCTTGGAAGGCTTGTCGATTGACCAACCCAAAGCTGTAAGAAAGATAAAAATCGATATATGCATTTAA